From the Maioricimonas rarisocia genome, one window contains:
- a CDS encoding CerR family C-terminal domain-containing protein, with amino-acid sequence MADDTRDRVIDAAGPIFAEKGFEGATVREICQAAGVNLASVNYHFGDKQRLYFATVKAAHLMRMKQVPPAQWPEETTPEEQLRLYIHTALRRMLGHNELSWQMRLMTREILQPTGALVDVVEQGIRPQLSVLLGILDHFLPPDTPEHVRYQTAFSIIGQCLHYRFGKDFVAMLVPEEERNEHYSIEQLADQITRFSLAALTRLRDESQQSGDAHSISSASPASTA; translated from the coding sequence ATGGCTGACGACACGAGGGATCGGGTAATCGACGCAGCTGGGCCCATCTTCGCCGAGAAGGGGTTCGAAGGAGCCACGGTGCGTGAGATCTGCCAGGCGGCAGGCGTGAATCTGGCGAGCGTCAATTACCACTTTGGAGACAAGCAGAGGCTGTACTTCGCAACGGTCAAAGCGGCGCATCTGATGCGGATGAAACAGGTTCCGCCTGCCCAGTGGCCCGAGGAGACCACACCGGAAGAGCAGTTGCGGCTGTACATTCACACGGCACTGCGGCGAATGCTCGGCCACAACGAGCTTTCGTGGCAGATGCGGCTGATGACCCGCGAAATCCTGCAGCCGACCGGCGCACTGGTGGACGTCGTCGAGCAGGGGATTCGTCCGCAGCTGAGCGTGCTGCTGGGAATCCTCGACCACTTTCTGCCGCCGGACACACCGGAGCACGTCCGGTATCAGACCGCCTTCAGCATCATCGGTCAGTGCCTGCACTACCGCTTCGGGAAGGATTTTGTCGCGATGCTCGTACCGGAAGAGGAACGGAACGAGCATTACTCGATCGAACAGCTCGCCGATCAGATTACGCGGTTTTCCCTGGCGGCCCTGACGCGGCTCCGCGATGAGTCGCAGCAGTCGGGCGACGCTCACTCCATCAGTTCCGCGTCTCCCGCCTCGACCGCATAA
- a CDS encoding efflux RND transporter periplasmic adaptor subunit — MISVKTFLRDTARTLIPLAILGAGIGGFLVFGQRPEVPQRADEESNGVLVTTAIAEPFSTAFTIEADGVAIPSRRVTHSAEVAGRITRKDPRCKSGRYVTEDAFLLQIDPTDYQLTVEQLSAEREQAEQTIAETDVDIANTEALIELALEDQKLQDRNLERYLRLGQRDAVTETQLDQARSQQLAARNSLQTLRNQLTSLKQSRARLETALKLAEVKLRQAQADLERTTIKAPITGTVIEDPVEIGDYVMAGDPVVRLNDSEQMEVQCQLKVEDIYWIWLQSGRYGPDQKISTEQRLELPPTPVQVVYTFNNVEYLWSGVITRYEGTGIDQATRTVPCRVLVDQPKQVSVETNGGQTALVVPPTLFSGMFVTVRIPIRPATPLLRVPLAAVRPGGHVWTVNEETLQILEAKVARTEADYALLYAMPGGLQSGAEVITSPVSAPQPGLPVRRIDSDADNLAQTRETPAPPATAAAE, encoded by the coding sequence ATGATCAGCGTCAAGACATTTTTGCGCGACACCGCCCGTACGCTCATACCGCTCGCCATACTGGGCGCGGGAATCGGCGGGTTTCTGGTCTTTGGCCAGCGTCCCGAGGTCCCGCAACGCGCCGATGAAGAGAGCAATGGCGTGCTCGTTACGACCGCCATCGCCGAGCCTTTTTCGACCGCATTCACGATCGAAGCCGATGGCGTCGCGATTCCTTCACGTCGGGTTACGCACTCGGCTGAGGTGGCCGGACGTATCACCCGCAAGGATCCTCGCTGCAAGTCGGGCCGCTACGTGACGGAAGATGCGTTCCTGCTGCAGATCGATCCGACCGACTACCAGCTCACGGTGGAACAGCTCTCCGCGGAACGTGAGCAGGCGGAGCAGACGATCGCCGAGACCGACGTCGACATCGCCAATACCGAAGCACTCATCGAGCTGGCTCTCGAAGATCAGAAACTGCAGGACCGCAATCTCGAGCGCTATCTGCGGCTGGGACAGCGGGATGCGGTCACCGAGACGCAGCTCGACCAGGCCCGCAGCCAGCAACTGGCCGCCCGCAACTCGCTGCAGACGCTGCGGAACCAGCTCACCTCGCTCAAGCAGTCCCGCGCACGACTCGAAACGGCCCTCAAGCTCGCGGAGGTGAAACTGCGCCAGGCACAGGCCGACCTGGAACGAACCACGATCAAGGCTCCAATCACCGGCACAGTGATCGAAGACCCGGTCGAAATTGGCGACTACGTCATGGCGGGTGATCCGGTCGTTCGGCTGAATGATTCCGAGCAGATGGAGGTCCAGTGCCAGCTCAAGGTCGAAGACATCTACTGGATCTGGCTGCAATCCGGGCGATACGGTCCCGACCAGAAGATCTCCACGGAGCAGCGGCTCGAACTTCCGCCCACGCCGGTGCAGGTCGTTTACACATTCAACAACGTTGAGTATCTCTGGAGCGGCGTGATTACCCGCTACGAAGGAACCGGCATCGATCAGGCAACACGAACCGTTCCCTGTCGTGTGCTGGTCGATCAGCCGAAGCAGGTTTCGGTCGAGACCAACGGCGGTCAGACGGCTTTGGTGGTGCCCCCGACGTTGTTCAGCGGCATGTTCGTCACGGTGCGGATTCCGATCCGGCCGGCCACACCGCTGCTGCGTGTTCCGCTTGCCGCGGTTCGTCCCGGCGGTCACGTCTGGACGGTCAACGAGGAGACGCTGCAGATCCTGGAGGCAAAGGTGGCACGAACCGAAGCAGACTACGCTCTGCTGTACGCCATGCCGGGCGGACTGCAGTCAGGTGCCGAAGTGATCACCTCCCC